The segment GCGCCGCAGCTGAGGTGTACCAACATCTCAAAAAAGCGTTACATGGTAAGGGACACAGCACAGCTTTGGGTGACGAGGGTGGTTTTGCGCCCAATCTTGCCAACAACGAAGAGCCTATTGGGGTGATTTTGGAAGCTATTAAAGCAGCAGGATACACTCCTGGTGTGGAGATTGCCATCGCACTCGATGTGGCTAGTAGTGAACTTGTGTGTGAAGGCGGGTACCGTTTGGCATCCGAAAACCGCACCCTAAGCAGTAAAGAACTTGTCGAATACTACGCCTCGATGTGTGAAAAATACCCTATTGTTTCTATCGAAGATGGACTAAGTGAAGACGATTGGGAGGGATGGCAGTATTTGACCCAGCGCCTTGGTGAAAAAGTGCAATTGGTAGGCGATGATTTGTTTGTCACTAACGCAACTATCTTGCGTGAGGGCATTGAGAAAAAAATCGCTAATTCGATTTTAATCAAGCCCAATCAAATCGGTTCTGTAAGCGAAACCATGGAAACCGTTAGGCTTGCCCAACGCAACAACTATACGTGTGTTATGAGCCATCGAAGTGGCGAGAGCGAAGATGCATTTATTGCCGATTTTGCCGTAGCGCTTAACACAGGACAAATTAAAACAGGCGCAACCGCAAGAGGGGAGCGCAATGCTAAATACAACCGTTTGCTAGAGATTGATAAAGAACTTGGTGGCGGCGAGTATTTGGGTGGCGAATTGTTTTAGTAATGCGTGAAATTTTAGAGGAGTATAAGACAAGCGAGATACGGCAGTTTTACCGTAGCCGTTTTGCACTCAAACTCCTCTTTGCTTCTTTGGTGGTCGTTGGATTTGGAATTTATATGGGCGATCTTTTTTTTGGAAGAAGCTCTCTTGATGTGCTTTTAGGGCTTCAGTCAGGCAAAGAACAATTGCAAAAAAGGGTCATTGAGTTAAAGCATG is part of the Sulfurospirillum tamanense genome and harbors:
- the eno gene encoding phosphopyruvate hydratase, coding for MIFIDEVRADEVLDSRGNPTVRATVVLSDGTVANAIVPSGASTGKREALELRDQDERYMGKGVRKAVENVNVQIADEITGMSPFNQAEIDSTMKALDGTENYSNLGANAVLGVSMAVARAAASSLGMPLYRYLGGSNARVVPTPMFNIINGGSHADNSVDFQEYMIMPLGFACFEEALRAAAEVYQHLKKALHGKGHSTALGDEGGFAPNLANNEEPIGVILEAIKAAGYTPGVEIAIALDVASSELVCEGGYRLASENRTLSSKELVEYYASMCEKYPIVSIEDGLSEDDWEGWQYLTQRLGEKVQLVGDDLFVTNATILREGIEKKIANSILIKPNQIGSVSETMETVRLAQRNNYTCVMSHRSGESEDAFIADFAVALNTGQIKTGATARGERNAKYNRLLEIDKELGGGEYLGGELF
- a CDS encoding septum formation initiator; translation: MREILEEYKTSEIRQFYRSRFALKLLFASLVVVGFGIYMGDLFFGRSSLDVLLGLQSGKEQLQKRVIELKHENAALQKEYFELRQLDPDMR